A genomic segment from Acyrthosiphon pisum isolate AL4f chromosome A3, pea_aphid_22Mar2018_4r6ur, whole genome shotgun sequence encodes:
- the LOC100572891 gene encoding craniofacial development protein 2-like codes for MTIIVSCLERYKLDITAVQEVRWDGSGSLKTQEMTIFYSGGEKHERGVGFVIKNSILPNVVRFEPINDRICYVELKAEWFNILLINCYTPTEEKSEEIKNAFYEELDRIYDALPTGKPKIILGDFNAKIGKEETYRPTIGKDSLHSDTNDNGNKLITFATARNMRISSTMFPHKKIHKQTWISPCGKVRNQIDHIMVDYRIRSSINDVRSMRGSSAVSDHFLVRAKVKFRISVERSKIMKCTKKINKEILKTNHAKNYKEKIKEYLDGLDNNTDINHYWEKMGNAIKRSAEEVLGHEPRIKRKPWFNDQCKEAIADRDKARLRVVQDPTEENKRRLAIRQREAKRIIRMNKRIWEKEKVKEIEDNRKNNTRIFFEKANEVRRSFKPRHTMIRMEDGTLLTENDKIAKAFKNMFQTLLNQPRRDVVTEEYDTVEQNIERPSLEEVETGLDMLKNGKAPGANYIIPECFKNGGEQLIKQLHKLINKIWDQEEIPIAWQHLCIMSGVQKG; via the coding sequence ATGACGATAATTGTATCGTGTCTTGAGCGATACAAATTGGACATTACCGCTGTTCAAGAAGTAAGATGGGATGGATCTGGTAGTTTAAAGACACAGGAGATGACAATCTTCTATAGCGGAGGAGAAAAACATGAAAGAGGAGTGGGGTTTGTAATTAAGAACAGTATTCTGCCAAATGTTGTGAGATTTGAACCGATAAATGATAGAATATGCTATGTTGAGCTTAAAGCTGAGTGGTTTAACATACTACTAATTAACTGCTACACTCCCACTGAGGAAAAAagtgaagaaataaaaaatgctttttacgAAGAACTGGATAGGATTTACGATGCATTACCAACCGGAAAGCCAAAAATCATCTTAGGTGATTTCAATGCAAAAATAGGGAAGGAAGAAACTTATAGACCAACAATAGGAAAGGATAGTCTACACAGCGATACAAATGATAATGggaataaactaataacttttGCAACTGCTAGAAACATGAGAATAAGTAGTACAATGTTTCCGCATAAAAAAATCCACAAACAGACTTGGATATCTCCATGTGGGAAGGTGAGAAACCAAATAGATCACATAATGGTAGACTACCGAATTAGATCAAGCATAAATGACGTAAGAAGCATGAGGGGCAGTAGTGCAGTCTCGGATCACTTCCTAGTAAGAGCCAAGGTCAAATTTAGAATATCGGTAGAAagatcaaaaataatgaaatgtacaAAGAAAATTAACAAAGAAATACTGAAAACAAACCACGCCAAAAattacaaagaaaaaattaaggaataCCTAGATGGCTTAGATAATAATACGGATATAAATCACTACTGGGAAAAAATGGGAAATGCAATTAAAAGGTCAGCTGAAGAAGTTTTGGGCCATGAACCAAGGATAAAAAGAAAACCATGGTTTAATGATCAATGTAAGGAAGCTATTGCAGATAGAGATAAAGCACGTTTAAGAGTAGTACAAGACCCAACAGAGGAGAACAAAAGAAGATTAGCCATAAGACAAAGAGAGGCAAAAAGAATAATTAGGATGAATAAAAGAATATGGGAAAAAGAAAAAGTGAAGGAAATAGAGGATAACAGAAAAAATAACACAAGGATATTCTTCGAAAAGGCAAACGAGGTGAGAAGAAGTTTTAAACCCAGACATACAATGATAAGAATGGAGGATGGGACTCTGTTAACAGAAAATGACAAGATAGCGAAGGCATTCAAGAACATGTTTCAGACACTCTTGAATCAACCTAGAAGAGATGTAGTAACAGAAGAATATGACACtgttgaacaaaatattgaacGGCCATCATTGGAAGAAGTGGAGACTGGACTGGATATGCTAAAGAATGGGAAAGCGCCTGgagcaaattatataataccggAATGTTTTAAGAATGGAGGAGAGCAGTTGATAAAGCAGCTgcataaactaattaataaaatctgGGATCAAGAGGAAATACCAATAGCATGGCAGCACCTCTGTATTATGTCCGGTGTTCAAAAAGGGTGA